A window of Parcubacteria group bacterium contains these coding sequences:
- the lepA gene encoding elongation factor 4, whose translation MNIRNFVIIAHIDHGKSTLADRLLELTQTITQRKMREQFLDQMDLERERGITIKMQPVRMIYHAKSINPKSESLNKSQISNSNNQNGLEIRNSKLEIANSEQEFVLNLIDTPGHIDFTYEVSRALAAVEGAILLVDATQGIQAQTLANLHLAKKENLKIIGVINKVDLVNDTEKLESLKQEVAKLTDQKPEEILMVSAKTGRNVDKILEKVVTEFPAPEINSVKPFRALVFDSHFDAYKGVVAYIRVIEGEISKQQLIHALATKSKAQIIEVGIFKPELTPSEKLLSGEIGYIATGLKNTQLIRVGDTLASDASAEPLSGYTEPQPMVWASFYPESADDFDLLKDALSKLKLNDAALHYEPETQEALGRGFRVGFLGMLHLDITAERLKREHSISVVITTPTVSYRIIDRKGGVKEIFTPADWPDSSFIESVEEPWVKLGILLPTKYLGNVMKLTGNFRSIYNHTDYLGLDHLMLNFEMPLSEILVDFHDRLKSVSEGYASMNYELLGFKKGNLIKLQILIADKPVEAFSKIVPKERAYREGSELVKKLKEIVPKQNFAVALQAAIGGKVIARETIPAMRKDVTGYLYGGDVTRKKKLLEKQKKGKKKRGVFGHVELDSDVYLKMFRSGE comes from the coding sequence ATGAATATACGTAATTTTGTCATTATCGCGCATATAGATCACGGAAAGTCCACTCTTGCGGATCGGCTTTTGGAATTGACCCAAACTATTACGCAAAGAAAAATGAGAGAGCAATTTTTAGACCAAATGGATCTGGAAAGGGAAAGAGGAATCACCATAAAAATGCAGCCGGTCCGCATGATATACCATGCGAAATCTATAAATCCTAAATCCGAATCTCTAAACAAATCCCAAATCTCAAATTCTAATAACCAAAACGGTTTAGAAATTAGAAATTCGAAATTAGAAATTGCAAATTCAGAACAAGAATTTGTTTTGAATTTGATTGATACTCCGGGCCATATTGATTTTACTTACGAAGTTTCAAGAGCGCTCGCGGCTGTTGAAGGCGCGATTCTTTTAGTTGACGCAACCCAAGGCATTCAAGCACAGACATTGGCCAACCTTCATTTGGCTAAGAAAGAAAATTTAAAAATTATCGGCGTAATAAATAAAGTTGACCTTGTGAACGATACGGAAAAGTTGGAAAGTTTAAAACAAGAAGTCGCCAAACTAACAGATCAAAAACCGGAGGAGATTTTAATGGTTTCGGCAAAAACCGGCCGTAATGTTGATAAAATCTTAGAAAAAGTTGTTACAGAATTTCCTGCGCCAGAAATTAATTCAGTAAAACCTTTCAGGGCATTGGTTTTTGATTCCCATTTTGATGCTTATAAAGGAGTTGTCGCTTATATTAGAGTGATTGAGGGCGAAATTTCAAAACAACAATTGATTCATGCTTTAGCGACAAAGTCTAAAGCCCAAATCATTGAAGTCGGCATATTTAAGCCGGAGCTTACGCCATCGGAAAAGCTATTATCGGGAGAAATCGGCTATATCGCCACGGGCCTTAAAAATACCCAACTTATCAGGGTAGGTGATACTTTGGCTTCCGATGCCAGTGCGGAGCCGCTTTCCGGATACACCGAACCACAACCTATGGTTTGGGCGAGTTTTTATCCCGAATCTGCCGACGATTTTGATTTATTAAAAGACGCGCTCTCAAAACTTAAGTTAAACGACGCCGCGCTTCACTATGAGCCGGAAACGCAGGAAGCGCTAGGGCGCGGTTTCCGAGTCGGTTTTTTGGGCATGCTTCACCTTGATATTACCGCCGAGCGGCTTAAACGGGAACATAGCATAAGCGTGGTGATAACTACCCCTACTGTTTCTTATAGGATAATAGACAGGAAAGGCGGAGTTAAAGAAATCTTCACACCAGCCGATTGGCCCGACTCTTCATTTATTGAGTCAGTTGAAGAGCCGTGGGTTAAATTGGGAATACTTTTGCCGACAAAATATTTGGGAAATGTGATGAAACTTACGGGGAATTTTCGCAGTATTTACAACCACACCGATTATTTGGGCTTAGACCATTTAATGTTGAACTTTGAAATGCCTCTTTCGGAGATTCTTGTTGATTTTCATGACCGGCTGAAGAGTGTTTCCGAGGGTTATGCTTCAATGAATTATGAACTTTTGGGATTTAAGAAGGGTAACTTAATTAAACTGCAGATTCTTATCGCCGATAAGCCGGTTGAAGCTTTTTCAAAAATTGTGCCAAAAGAAAGGGCTTATCGTGAGGGAAGCGAATTAGTAAAAAAACTTAAGGAAATTGTCCCAAAACAAAATTTTGCCGTGGCGCTTCAGGCGGCAATAGGCGGAAAAGTAATCGCGCGGGAAACCATTCCTGCTATGAGAAAAGATGTAACCGGATATCTTTACGGCGGCGACGTAACAAGAAAAAAGAAGTTATTAGAAAAACAGAAAAAGGGTAAGAAAAAAAGAGGCGTTTTCGGCCATGTTGAGCTTGATAGCGATGTTTATTTGAAAATGTTTAGAAGCGGAGAATAG
- the rodA gene encoding rod shape-determining protein RodA has translation MFQALKKFDWILIGAIILLLAIGLLSIASTSQARTGTFSVFKKQLIFSFLGLSLLFLFGFTDYRFLRNYPVVVLSLYALSVALLILLLFFGSQIRGSTSWFRFGEGGKLGFEPVEITKFILIALLAKYFSSRHVDFGLFRHIIISGIYVLIPVILVLLQPDLGSAVLMIAIWAGIMFVSGIRVRHLLALFLIFLILTGSAWQFFLEDYQKSRITTFLKPQNDPLGSGYNVLQSIIAVGSGGFWGKGLGHGSQSQLNFLPEQHTDFIFATIAEEWGFLGVSFLLILWTIIFWRLFIIGFNAETNFARLFIAGFMILLLSHISINIGMNIGFIPVTGIPLPFLSYGGSNLITTFIAFGVIQNIKISSQDI, from the coding sequence ATGTTTCAGGCTTTAAAAAAATTCGATTGGATTTTAATCGGTGCCATTATCCTGCTTTTAGCCATCGGCCTTTTAAGCATTGCCTCTACTTCTCAAGCCAGAACGGGCACCTTCAGTGTTTTTAAAAAACAGCTAATTTTTAGTTTTCTCGGTTTATCTTTGCTTTTTTTATTCGGTTTTACGGATTACCGTTTTTTAAGAAATTATCCGGTTGTGGTCTTGTCTCTTTATGCTTTGTCCGTTGCACTTTTAATTCTACTTCTTTTTTTTGGAAGCCAAATCAGGGGTTCAACCTCATGGTTTAGGTTCGGCGAAGGCGGCAAATTAGGTTTTGAACCCGTAGAAATAACAAAATTTATTTTAATCGCGCTTTTGGCGAAATATTTTTCAAGCCGGCATGTTGATTTCGGACTTTTTAGGCACATTATCATTTCCGGTATTTATGTTTTAATTCCCGTAATTTTAGTTTTGCTTCAGCCGGATTTGGGATCGGCGGTTTTGATGATCGCGATATGGGCCGGCATTATGTTTGTTTCCGGAATAAGAGTGCGGCATCTTCTGGCGTTATTTTTAATTTTTTTGATTTTGACAGGTTCGGCTTGGCAATTTTTTTTGGAAGATTATCAAAAATCGCGGATTACAACTTTTTTAAAACCCCAAAACGATCCCTTGGGAAGCGGCTATAATGTTTTACAATCCATTATTGCCGTCGGATCGGGAGGATTTTGGGGCAAAGGGTTGGGGCATGGCAGCCAGTCGCAGCTGAATTTTTTGCCGGAACAGCATACAGACTTTATTTTCGCTACCATTGCCGAGGAATGGGGGTTTCTTGGCGTATCTTTTTTATTAATCCTGTGGACGATAATTTTTTGGCGGCTTTTTATTATTGGATTTAATGCCGAAACTAATTTTGCCCGCCTTTTTATCGCGGGATTTATGATTTTGCTTTTAAGTCACATATCTATTAACATTGGAATGAACATAGGTTTTATACCGGTAACCGGTATTCCCTTGCCGTTTTTAAGTTACGGCGGCTCAAATTTAATTACAACATTTATTGCTTTCGGAGTTATTCAAAACATTAAAATTAGCTCTCAAGATATATGA
- a CDS encoding 3'-5' exonuclease has translation MRNFDLAFIDFETTGLGFDSEIIEMAVITVSHESLEVLEEWSVKIKPKYLNKADPESLAINGYNDVEWADALEINPALQMFLEKTSNKVLVGHNLSVDWLWLHRSLFENGLLPSMKFESGKFYYQGFDTVSLAYSKLRNVPGIEKFSLDELTKYFGINRARAHRALDDARATYELFVKLITY, from the coding sequence ATGAGAAATTTTGATTTGGCTTTTATTGATTTTGAAACGACCGGCCTTGGTTTTGACAGCGAAATAATAGAAATGGCAGTTATTACGGTAAGTCATGAAAGTCTGGAAGTATTGGAAGAATGGTCTGTTAAAATAAAACCTAAATATTTGAATAAAGCCGATCCGGAGTCTCTTGCGATTAACGGATATAACGACGTCGAATGGGCCGACGCTTTAGAAATTAATCCGGCTCTTCAAATGTTTTTGGAAAAAACTTCCAATAAAGTTTTAGTCGGCCATAATTTGAGTGTTGACTGGCTGTGGCTCCACCGGTCGCTTTTTGAAAATGGTTTATTGCCCAGTATGAAATTTGAATCGGGAAAGTTTTATTATCAGGGTTTTGACACGGTTTCTTTAGCTTACTCAAAACTGCGAAATGTCCCGGGAATAGAAAAATTTAGTTTGGACGAACTTACTAAATATTTTGGCATTAATCGGGCGCGCGCTCACAGGGCTCTAGACGACGCCCGCGCTACTTATGAACTTTTTGTTAAGCTGATAACCTACTAA
- a CDS encoding ribonuclease H family protein has protein sequence MEKRKYYAYFVPRSNKKGITENWKECEKIIHGEINSRFKGFKTLKEAEEWLKAGAIYGFRKKLKSGIYFDSGTGRGLGVEISVTDENGSNLLSEKKFKKHLDKAGHFILQDVSNNYGELLACYHALKIAAKEEIKKIFGDSKLVINYWSKGYMNKDKLPLKTKRLIKSVSRLRKIFEEQGGKIEYISGDDNPADLGFHRR, from the coding sequence ATGGAAAAACGCAAATACTATGCTTATTTTGTGCCTCGGAGCAACAAAAAAGGAATAACCGAAAATTGGAAAGAGTGCGAAAAAATAATTCACGGAGAAATAAATTCAAGATTTAAAGGTTTTAAAACACTTAAAGAAGCGGAAGAGTGGCTAAAAGCGGGAGCTATTTATGGTTTTAGGAAAAAATTAAAATCCGGTATTTATTTTGATTCCGGTACCGGAAGGGGGCTCGGCGTTGAGATTAGCGTTACTGATGAAAACGGCAGTAATTTACTATCAGAAAAGAAATTTAAGAAACACCTGGATAAAGCCGGTCATTTTATATTGCAAGATGTTTCCAATAACTATGGCGAACTATTGGCTTGTTATCACGCCTTAAAAATAGCGGCTAAGGAAGAAATTAAAAAAATTTTCGGTGACAGCAAACTGGTAATAAATTATTGGTCCAAAGGATATATGAATAAAGACAAGCTACCGTTAAAAACTAAAAGGTTGATAAAATCAGTATCGCGTTTAAGAAAAATATTTGAAGAACAAGGCGGAAAAATAGAATATATTTCCGGCGACGACAACCCTGCCGATCTGGGGTTTCATAGAAGATAG
- the murJ gene encoding murein biosynthesis integral membrane protein MurJ, giving the protein MFAVIGKFLNNRSEKISSAALTIAAFGLVSRLFGLWRDRMLAGQFGATRTLDIYYAAFKIPDLVYNLLIVGIISSVFLPVFYEYSTKDKDEAWRFSGNILNVLLMALILFSALLVLFAPFLIYLVAPGFDKASHDITVKISRVLFLSPLLLGISAFASALLQAFSRFLITSLAPIFYNLGIIFGIVFLTPKFGIWGLAYGVVLGALLHLLIQLPSLYSIGFRPFKGLNLKDAGLIKTAKLWLPRTVSLAALQVNSIVMTAIASVISTGSIAIFNFADNLRFVPIGIFGVAFSTAAFPAMSIAYAQGKKDLFLKRFSLAVRQTLFIIIPLSLLFFVFRAQIVRIILGTGQFDWDATRLTAAVLGLFSFGIFAAALLPLFTRAFFVFHNTKTPVFINVVSMAVSVFLSFLFVIAFIKIPLLGNILASFLKVGNISGAAILGLPLAITTASIINIIWHWIDLKRHVGDFGISEIKKSVFKIIIASAVSIILAYAGLNIFNNIFNTGTVFGLFFQTFGAFIMAVSGYLVTAFILKSEEMLMLNMPATLLNWHGIKKPELVPAGESLDDQY; this is encoded by the coding sequence ATGTTTGCAGTCATAGGAAAATTTTTAAATAATAGGTCGGAAAAAATATCTTCGGCTGCCTTAACGATTGCCGCTTTTGGCTTAGTCAGCCGCCTTTTTGGCCTTTGGCGCGATCGGATGCTGGCCGGCCAATTCGGAGCGACAAGAACGCTTGATATTTATTATGCCGCTTTTAAAATTCCCGACCTGGTTTATAATCTTTTAATCGTAGGTATAATTTCCTCTGTTTTTTTGCCGGTTTTTTATGAATATTCAACAAAAGATAAAGATGAGGCTTGGCGGTTTTCCGGCAACATTCTTAATGTTTTGCTTATGGCGCTAATATTATTTTCCGCGTTATTGGTTTTATTTGCTCCTTTTCTGATTTATCTTGTAGCGCCCGGCTTTGATAAAGCCTCTCATGATATTACGGTAAAAATAAGCCGCGTATTGTTTTTAAGCCCGCTCTTATTGGGAATTTCGGCATTTGCTTCGGCTCTTCTTCAGGCATTCTCCCGGTTTCTTATTACATCGCTTGCCCCTATTTTTTATAATTTAGGAATCATTTTTGGCATTGTATTTTTAACGCCAAAATTCGGGATTTGGGGTCTGGCTTACGGCGTTGTTTTGGGAGCATTATTACATTTATTGATTCAACTGCCGTCTCTCTATAGTATTGGTTTTAGACCTTTTAAGGGTCTTAATCTTAAAGATGCAGGTTTAATTAAAACCGCGAAACTGTGGTTGCCCAGAACCGTAAGTCTTGCGGCTTTGCAGGTTAACAGCATAGTAATGACGGCTATTGCCTCCGTTATTTCAACCGGAAGTATCGCGATATTTAACTTTGCCGATAATCTCCGCTTTGTTCCGATAGGGATTTTTGGAGTAGCATTTTCTACAGCCGCTTTTCCGGCGATGAGCATTGCCTACGCGCAAGGCAAAAAAGATTTGTTTTTAAAAAGATTTTCTCTTGCCGTACGTCAAACTCTTTTTATTATTATTCCTCTTTCTCTTTTATTTTTTGTTTTTAGAGCTCAAATTGTAAGGATAATTTTAGGCACCGGACAGTTTGACTGGGATGCGACGCGGCTTACCGCCGCGGTTTTAGGACTTTTTTCTTTTGGAATTTTTGCCGCGGCTCTATTACCGCTTTTTACCCGCGCTTTTTTTGTTTTTCACAACACCAAAACCCCGGTTTTTATAAATGTTGTTTCTATGGCAGTAAGCGTATTTTTAAGTTTTTTATTCGTAATCGCTTTTATAAAAATTCCCTTATTAGGCAACATTTTGGCGAGTTTTCTGAAAGTGGGCAATATTAGCGGCGCGGCTATTTTAGGACTGCCGCTTGCAATTACCACCGCTTCGATTATAAATATTATTTGGCACTGGATTGATTTAAAGCGTCATGTCGGCGATTTCGGAATTTCGGAAATAAAAAAATCGGTTTTTAAAATTATTATTGCCAGCGCCGTTAGCATTATTCTGGCTTATGCCGGGCTGAATATCTTTAACAATATTTTTAATACCGGTACCGTTTTCGGATTATTTTTTCAGACTTTCGGGGCATTTATTATGGCGGTATCTGGATACTTAGTAACTGCGTTTATTTTAAAATCCGAAGAAATGCTGATGCTTAATATGCCCGCGACGCTTTTAAATTGGCATGGCATTAAAAAGCCTGAACTGGTACCGGCCGGCGAATCCCTTGACGATCAGTATTAA
- a CDS encoding response regulator: protein MNNQSKKILIVDDDEFILGIYAKNFRDEGFEVFTAHDGQEAWDIIKSGNTPDVVFTGITMPKMTGFELIAKMQADEELAKIPVAINSHRGRPEDQELAQKMNVDDFIIQGITTPAETVVRIKSLIGIKNAYKIAIIPDKYDGGALINFFNKQQGAECDPIGKEIFLEMELEPQTGKFKVKIGCGSTEKN from the coding sequence ATGAACAACCAATCAAAGAAGATTTTAATAGTTGATGACGATGAGTTTATTCTAGGGATTTATGCAAAAAATTTTAGAGATGAAGGATTTGAAGTTTTTACGGCACATGATGGTCAAGAGGCGTGGGATATTATAAAATCCGGTAATACTCCCGACGTAGTTTTCACCGGTATCACTATGCCTAAAATGACCGGCTTTGAGCTTATTGCCAAAATGCAGGCGGACGAAGAGCTGGCTAAAATTCCGGTAGCGATCAACTCCCATAGGGGTCGGCCGGAAGATCAAGAGTTGGCTCAAAAAATGAATGTTGATGATTTTATTATTCAAGGAATTACGACGCCGGCGGAAACAGTGGTGCGCATAAAATCATTAATCGGAATTAAAAATGCTTATAAAATTGCCATTATTCCGGATAAATACGATGGAGGGGCTTTAATAAATTTTTTTAACAAACAGCAAGGCGCCGAGTGCGATCCAATAGGTAAAGAAATTTTTCTGGAAATGGAGTTAGAACCCCAAACGGGCAAATTTAAAGTAAAGATTGGCTGTGGCAGTACGGAAAAAAATTAA